The Drosophila biarmipes strain raj3 unplaced genomic scaffold, RU_DBia_V1.1 ptg000019l, whole genome shotgun sequence genome includes a region encoding these proteins:
- the LOC108035851 gene encoding uncharacterized protein LOC108035851 isoform X2, whose protein sequence is MEVLDATKVNTTLEYVNLKQKLAQSKHQKKKMARMQLLGLPCIEKEQLRAADPCLEVEEEMDVDWVPTPEPPYNEGESHHRKAGGNNRPVNGLHLQAACQKSVGRGRSFAGMESQPARWRGNMPAPKTREKTLTIHPRRKRDYATERIPSAIFNEVLRNSPLPLLEQPEPEKLRCSNLRTKKRPYTEIFEARHHHDHWAPTQVKNVHVQYQPKTVLPEITKVAKKVRKPVVKFEKANPPSSKYVDKDLTMPSYDLSHMISKHLATTRIDSKEATGEIVPNFCRPYDFVYHSGDPNELAKIDFPGRKQYLEMLRDPQEAIYEAKDIDAGKERLLVDHREVVAELEEDLKSIENCLSSLSSSKCTDLSNDSGSYMVIEDKTKLPLDYIRKPLVPFEEMRRARFHAAVIDVNAEDEDPYRMLPFSGQHKEQADMLGPMDSFFTFSTRLRNSLRLRLEVPVPDVRRTLLGPGSRKYYGAVITDLDENYVEELKSRATVNAFKFKTSIRLLKDAMRLKYESLLIQGQMVRTKIYDRMNERHWVDMKNTKNLYEALFVKWKKKEYNAAMTMVYQVKSYYETTDKLKQEYRDLERELMMLNMDIVFIEGHWIRCIMLQNFHYLMGDQDWRAEHDWIHLVPKSRHRGSIQAQVKEEQCPEQEAEEMDVNEEDFELEPYDVSISKRSIVNIRVRDKDDAWAIRAFYYEIYMQKFPPILQVFPDAESFLQGVESLKNKTFMLLLEMHFTLSIHTEVQGRQETFIDWCIKDLKEKQDYVARKSAKKYFMEDRAREMEERVHQYLGEPIEETIADEDFNKHRAVLAEVWRRVVPDSVRGTSDVLPRAADMVAAISDVVMEILSKFENVHIEKVRSVEATLRKRRRYREKLSYQAYQVERRIDMEMKKVQRNLEPRSKKPKRVGRLPRLYLKRKAIPEEREVLVISENTKNFVRAFREDGYPGDQITHTSLLTVDNMQEQIVPFYFDHFLKINGYTPNYNFRTNVDLRDGSEFNRLKVREVLPDVLARLETWETMHKKIMEENIQRNPKMYENVI, encoded by the coding sequence ATGGAGGTTTTGGACGCCACCAAGGTCAATACAACTCTGGAGTATGTCAATCTAAAGCAGAAGCTGGCCCAGTCCaagcaccaaaaaaaaaaaatggcccGTATGCAGCTACTCGGCCTGCCTTGCATTGAAAAGGAGCAGCTAAGGGCGGCTGATCCCTGTCTGGAGGTCGAGGAGGAGATGGATGTCGATTGGGTGCCCACTCCAGAACCTCCGTACAATGAGGGTGAAAGTCACCACCGAAAGGCGGGCGGAAACAACCGACCGGTAAATGGACTACATTTACAGGCGGCATGCCAGAAAAGCGTCGGCCGCGGGCGGTCATTCGCCGGTATGGAGTCGCAACCGGCACGGTGGCGTGGGAATATGCCGGCACCCAAGACTAGGGAGAAGACCCTGACAATACACCCGAGACGAAAGCGCGATTATGCTACAGAGCGCATTCCATCTGCAATTTTCAATGAAGTGCTGCGAAATTCTCCATTGCCGCTTCTGGAGCAACCAGAACCTGAGAAGCTCCGCTGTTCTAATTTAAGGACCAAGAAACGCCCTTACACAGAAATATTTGAGGCCAGACACCACCACGATCATTGGGCCCCGACTCAGGTGAAAAATGTGCACGTTCAGTATCAGCCGAAGACCGTGCTTCCCGAGATTACAAAGGTGGCTAAAAAGGTGCGGAAACCGGTGGTCAAATTTGAGAAGGCTAACCCGCCCAGCAGCAAGTACGTCGACAAGGATCTGACCATGCCCAGCTACGACCTTAGCCATATGATATCAAAGCATTTGGCTACAACCCGCATTGATAGTAAAGAGGCCACCGGTGAAATAGTGCCTAACTTTTGTCGACCATACGATTTCGTTTATCACTCGGGGGATCCCAATGAGCTTGCCAAAATAGACTTTCCGGGTCGCAAACAGTATCTGGAAATGCTGCGTGACCCACAAGAGGCCATTTACGAGGCCAAGGACATTGACGCTGGGAAAGAACGCCTATTAGTAGATCATCGTGAAGTGGTGGCGGAACTTGAGGAGGATCTTAAAAGCATTGAAAATTGCCTTAGCTCGTTGAGCAGCTCCAAGTGCACTGATCTGTCTAACGACAGCGGCAGCTACATGGTAATCGAGGATAAGACTAAGTTGCCACTGGATTACATACGCAAACCACTGGTACCATTTGAAGAGATGCGCCGAGCACGGTTCCACGCAGCGGTTATTGACGTAAACGCCGAGGACGAAGATCCCTACCGCATGCTGCCGTTTTCGGGGCAGCACAAAGAGCAGGCCGATATGCTAGGTCCCATGGATTCGTTTTTTACCTTTAGCACTCGCTTGCGAAACAGCTTGCGGCTGCGACTGGAGGTGCCCGTACCGGACGTTCGCAGGACCTTGCTTGGTCCTGGCAGCCGCAAGTACTACGGGGCGGTGATTACCGATCTCGACGAGAACTACGTTGAGGAGTTAAAGAGCCGCGCTACCGTTAATGCCTTTAAGTTCAAAACCAGCATTCGATTGCTTAAGGATGCCATGCGCTTAAAGTACGAGTCTCTTTTAATTCAAGGACAAATGGTGCGCACTAAGATATACGATCGCATGAACGAGCGGCACTGGGTGGACATGAAAAATACCAAGAATTTGTACGAGGCATTGTTCGTCAAATGGAAGAAGAAGGAGTACAACGCGGCCATGACGATGGTGTACCAAGTGAAGTCGTATTACGAGACCACCGATAAACTCAAGCAGGAGTACCGGGATTTAGAACGCGAATTGATGATGCTTAACATggatattgtttttattgagGGCCATTGGATCCGATGCATTATGCTGCAGAATTTTCACTATCTAATGGGGGACCAGGATTGGCGAGCAGAGCACGATTGGATACATCTGGTCCCGAAAAGTAGGCACCGCGGCAGTATTCAGGCCCAAGTTAAAGAGGAGCAATGCCCGGAGCAAGAAGCTGAGGAAATGGATGTGAATGAAGAGGACTTCGAACTGGAGCCATACGACGTTTCGATCTCGAAGCGAAGTATCGTCAACATTCGGGTACGCGACAAGGACGATGCCTGGGCCATCCGCGCCTTCTACTATGAAATATACATGCAAAAGTTTCCTCCAATCTTGCAGGTCTTTCCTGACGCAGAGTCTTTCTTGCAGGGCGTTGAGAGCCTTAAgaataaaacatttatgcTGCTTCTGGAAATGCACTTCACACTGTCCATTCACACCGAGGTGCAGGGCCGACAGGAGACTTTTATAGATTGGTGCATCAAAGACCTCAAGGAAAAGCAAGATTACGTTGCTCGCAAgtcagcaaagaaatattttatggagGATCGCGCAAGGGAGATGGAGGAGAGGGTCCACCAATACCTTGGAGAGCCCATCGAGGAGACTATTGCTGACGAGGACTTTAACAAGCATCGCGCCGTATTGGCAGAGGTGTGGCGCCGCGTGGTTCCAGACTCGGTTCGCGGTACCAGCGATGTCCTTCCAAGAGCTGCTGATATGGTAGCCGCCATTAGCGACGTAGTCATGGAGATCCTTTCAAAGTTCGAAAACGTTCACATTGAGAAGGTCCGGTCCGTGGAAGCCACGCTGCGAAAAAGACGTCGGTACAGGGAAAAACTCTCTTACCAGGCTTATCAGGTGGAGCGCCGCATTGACATGGAGATGAAGAAGGTACAACGCAACCTAGAGCCGCGTTCTAAGAAGCCGAAACGAGTGGGGCGCCTGCCAAGGCTTTACCTCAAAAGGAAGGCCATTCCGGAGGAAAGAGAAGTGCTTGTAATCTCTGAGAATACGAAGAACTTTGTGCGGGCTTTTAGGGAGGACGGTTACCCCGGTGACCAAATTACTCACACCTCCTTATTGACAGTTGACAATATGCAGGAGCAGATAGTGCCCTTCTATTTTGACCACTTCCTGAAAATCAACGGGTATACGCCGAATTACAACTTTAGAACAAACGTAGATTTGCGTGATGGATCAGAATTCAATCGCCTGAAAGTACGTGAAGTTCTACCAGATGTCTTGGCCAGACTAGAAACTTGGGAGACAATGCACAAGAAGATTATGGAGGAAAACATCCAGAGAAACCCGAAGATGTATGAGAATGTAATTTAG